From Arctopsyche grandis isolate Sample6627 chromosome 12, ASM5162203v2, whole genome shotgun sequence, one genomic window encodes:
- the lt gene encoding vacuolar protein sorting-associated protein light, translating into MAELNLDSSDNTQSDEEPKLKYHRMLNDVYNILLKHAISCIGIHPKFVCLGSQWGIVHLLDHEGNSARIESGSENKEFRAHTIAVNHISVDLNGDHIATCSDDGKVIIHGLYSKDNNHSISLGRVIKSVALDPNYFKPGSGCRFVIGDNKLTLYEKSFFNRMKTTVLCECEGYVQAIAWQDRFIAWTGDVGVRVYDIVAQCSLGLIRWESNAAVSIEDYRCNLLWSAEKTLMIGWVDTVRICFIRKRHTLELQSRATPEYLVDPMYTFQTDYFICGLAPFDDQLVILGYPKEPDATTGNAQRPVLNILDYKTSELLDISSDTLNIRGYEEYSCNDYHLACVIEENRYFIVSPKDIIIASQYDIDDRVQWLIDHDYYEKAMNVLMVAGGKTAKHSVSSVGIFHMDRLLEKGDYEKAAKLYEKVCSIDGTLWENEIYKFANINCLRYVCPHIPTTLDKKLGSHIYELILYEYLKFHPQGFLELVRKWDPALYKINAVINAVIEQLFLTDVEKNSYLESLGVLYCYQKKYDKALSMYLKLQHEDVFELIKKHDLYDYIHNKILALMKLDCDKAISILLDKNKVPVDVVEEQLKSHDMYLFRYLDALSKVDSSGKYHGKLVKFYADFAREKLLPFLRSSDSYPIQEALDICKSRDFHPEIVYLLGRIGSTKEALNIILKKLLDINQAISFCQEHDDKELWTDLITHSLDKPEFIALLLKRIGNYVDPRVLIRGIKPGCEIDDLKDSLGKMMRDFNLQLSVQEACKAITLRNYFDLHEKLIKSHHKGICITDECVCSACHGKIIIKDFSHSTDMVVYNCRHTFHMKCLPEIIQYHDICALCNPVKIE; encoded by the coding sequence ATGGCTGAATTAAATCTCGATTCATCTGACAATACTCAATCTGATGAAGAACCGAAGCTCAAATATCATCGCATGCTCAACGATGTATACAACATTCTATTGAAGCACGCCATCAGCTGTATCGGCATTCACCCCAAGTTCGTATGTCTCGGCTCGCAGTGGGGAATCGTTCACCTATTGGATCACGAAGGAAACTCGGCGAGAATTGAAAGTGGATCGGAGAACAAAGAATTTCGTGCTCACACAATAGCTGTTAATCACATTTCTGTGGATTTGAACGGTGACCACATTGCTACGTGTTCTGATGATGGCAAAGTTATTATTCATGGTCTGTACTCTAAAGATAATAACCACAGTATATCCTTAGGTAGAGTAATAAAATCGGTGGCCCTAGATCCTAATTATTTTAAACCGGGTTCTGGCTGTAGATTTGTAATCGGTGATAATAAGTTAACATTAtatgaaaaatcatttttcaatcGAATGAAAACAACAGTTCTCTGTGAGTGCGAAGGTTACGTGCAAGCTATTGCGTGGCAAGATCGTTTCATAGCGTGGACTGGAGATGTGGGTGTGCGAGTTTATGATATAGTTGCTCAGTGCTCTTTAGGACTAATACGATGGGAAAGTAATGCAGCTGTTTCGATTGAAGACTATCGTTGTAACCTGCTTTGGTCAGCTGAAAAAACTCTCATGATTGGTTGGGTCGATACTGTAAGAATTTGTTTCATTAGAAAACGACATACACTCGAACTTCAATCAAGAGCCACCCCTGAATATTTAGTTGATCCCATGTACACATTTCAAACAGATTATTTTATTTGCGGACTAGCACCTTTTGACGATCAATTGGTAATTTTGGGTTATCCGAAAGAACCTGATGCCACTACAGGAAATGCACAAAGGcccgttttaaatattttagattataAAACGAGTGAATTGCTTGATATATCTTCTGATACCTTGAACATACGTGGATATGAAGAATATTCTTGTAATGATTATCATCTAGCCTGTGTCATAGAAGAAAACAGATATTTTATAGTATCTCCCAAAGATATTATCATTGCAAGTCAGTATGATATAGATGATCGAGTGCAATGGCTTATTGATCATGATTATTATGAAAAGGCTATGAATGTTTTGATGGTAGCAGGTGGAAAAACGGCGAAACATTCTGTATCATCTGTGGGAATATTTCATATGGATCGGTTATTGGAAAAGGGCGACTATGAAAAAGCTGCAAAACTATATGAAAAAGTTTGTTCTATAGATGGAACATTGTGGGAGaatgaaatatacaaatttgCTAATATAAATTGCCTAAGATATGTTTGCCCTCACATACCAACAACTTTGGATAAAAAGTTGGGATCACACATCTACGAATTAAtactttatgaatatttaaaatttcatcctCAAGGATTCTTAGAACTAGTTCGAAAATGGGATCCagctttatataaaataaatgctgtCATCAATGCTGTAATTGAACAGTTATTTTTAACTGATGTGGAAAAAAATTCTTATTTAGAATCtctcggtgttttatattgttaccagaaaaaatatgataaagctttgtctatgtatttgaaattgcaGCATGAAGATGTATTTGAACTTATCAAAAAACATGATCTATAtgattatattcataataaaattttagcttTGATGAAGTTAGACTGCGATAAAGCCATATCTATATTATTGGATAAAAACAAAGTACCGGTGGATGTAGTTGAAGAACAATTAAAATCgcatgatatgtatttatttcgatATCTTGATGCTCTAAGCAAAGTTGATAGTTCTGGAAAATATCATGGTAAATTGGTCAAATTTTATGCTGATTTTGCAAGAGAGAAGCTTTTACCTTTTTTGAGATCTAGTGATAGTTATCCTATTCAAGAAGCTTTAGATATTTGTAAATCTAGAGACTTTCACCCAGAAATAGTATATCTGCTAGGAAGAATTGGTAGTACAAAGGAAGCgcttaatataattttgaaaaaattactcGACATTAACCAAGCTATTTCTTTCTGTCAAGAGCATGATGATAAAGAACTTTGGACGGATTTGATAACTCATTCCTTGGATAAACCAGAATTCATTGCTTTACTTCTGAAGCGAATCGGCAATTACGTCGACCCCAGAGTTTTAATTAGAGGCATTAAACCTGGTTGTGAAATTGATGATCTCAAAGATTCACTAGGAAAAATGATGAGGGATTTCAATTTGCAATTATCCGTTCAAGAAGCTTGCAAAGCAATAACTTTGCGAAATTATTTTGATCTTCATGAGAAACTGATCAAAAGCCATCATAAAGGGATTTGTATAACTGATGAATGTGTCTGTAGTGCTTGTCATggtaaaataatcattaaagaTTTTTCTCATTCTACTGATATGGTAGTATATAATTGTCGTCACACTTTTCACATGAAATGTTTGCCAGAAATTATTCAATATCACGACATATGTGCACTTTGTAATCCAGTCAAAATTGAATGA
- the LOC143920371 gene encoding syntenin-1-like, protein MALYPSLEDMNVDLMQRAQETVAVNTVAQLQNSNSGLMYPALADFMGLELSPETIAINMPEYSQIVQARTVNNGTASNVVAPLSGGSVAMKKAFVTQGVRQVQLCKDAEGKVGLRLRAVNNGMFICLVMKNTPAALAGLRFGDQILEINNTPLAGKSMDEAHKILKKCPNNGIIMSIRDRPFERTLTLHKDSAGSVGFRFKDGKIIDLVQDSSAARNGLLIDHQLVEINGQNVVGMKDKEIVKVIESSDSVVTLTILPCSIYKHMVNKMAANLLKSTMDHTPVF, encoded by the exons ATGGCACTCTATCCATCTTTGGAGGATATGAATGTGGATTTGATGCAAAGAGCTCAAGAAACTGTAGCTGTAAACACAGTTGCCCAGTTACAAAACAGCAACAGTGGCCTGATGTATCCCGCTTTAGCTGATTTTATGGGACTGGAACTGTCCCCTGAAACTATTGCCATCAACATGCCAGAGTATTCTCAAATTGTTCAAGCGCGCACAGTAAACAATGGCACTGCTTCAAATGTGGTGGCACCTCTTTCGGGCGGATCCGTAGCTATGAAGAAAGCATTTGTTACTCAGGGAGTGAGACAAGTACAACTGTGCAAAGATGCCGAAGGAAAGGTTGGTCTCAGACTCCGTGCCGTCAATAACGGAATGTTCATATGCCTGGTGATGAAAAATACTCCAGCCGCGCTTGCCGGTCTTCGGTTCGGTGATCAAATATTAGAAATCAACAATACACCATTGGCTGGAAAATCTATGGACGAAGCAcacaaaattctaaaaaaatgtcCCAACAATGGCATAATAATGTCCATCAGAGATAG GCCATTCGAACGCACACTTACACTTCACAAAGATTCTGCAGGAAGCGTTGGTTTCCGATTTAAAGATGGGAAAATCATTGATTTGGTGCAAGATTCTTCAGCAGCTCGCAATGGATTGTTAATAGATCACCAATTGGTAGAAATAAATGGTCAAAACGTCGTTGGCATGAAAGACAAAGAAATTGTCAAAGTGATTGAATCTTCAGATAGTGTAGTTACACTTACAATATTGCCATGCAGTATATACAAACACATGGTGAACAA gaTGGCTGCTAATTTATTGAAATCGACAATGGATCATACACCAGTTTTTTAA
- the Incenp gene encoding inner centromere protein, protein MALPLRTLCSILNSPKELYSEIPSGLTKLLTDGDDACNQTNSQFEVELRFLRCERDRLLKQLESSKTVVNKRKLNNINENDDFQDFSSKKNRPSNENEEIVQNCTFKSVHNNSNTSTPNEKSVIDHVEMSLNTNYTTSQDESKRNMDIEKNSDECDNPILDDKLMPPPKMPTRKKRGPNAKKDAPQIIIDLDCTDSDNAKPSRKLRNTKSMKQNSIASILVLEESTRMSTRSTRNSSRQTSTMKIMDAMQPVKKDKKSKRKGKSKSDSNENITHSIDDLENHENTNMSHSNTVHIDNESEKVISVEKKRSFENCNLSKSEIDQKIVEKKISCEPLENINHRSEISNNEIMASAITSPKIFEENMLRDSVEIQCLPANIRNEVNVSMTSGEHPKKEIDSKKNKSSKKNLNETVVITALPEICNKSIDISNIKSSPAPIPCDTTITLVTKDGVKLAVNETVVISKDDQVLYNSSDSVLPDDFSEVEDTPSKNNPLKSTLNINKNMKMFESPVKKAVKHFEKLAEIGNKVSNAKVTNPTRIKTRGVIAKECNQDDADVQEPIGKNEGLHSSKNDIRLNKIGTPLDKKLNGKCNIPLSAGFKSMRSALKTSTSKSVEMLFSPNSASGAVHNNVVQTSANSVDTNDPYQKRNIQHQKREEQRKRREEKARAAALSREAQEKLKQAQIERLERDKEEKLRQFQVLREEEAKKKKLAQERKAAEVEERRKQEEAARRKARLIEKEEKRHQLAHQNNLESEKLPKFQKNKENIHIKELNAKTDLFDTFSSATKYQTPNNILKSIEIFNKMIQEDEDLETKNASDKEKKKAEEERKPLWAKRENFDILFKVQHYIKPSVIDKFYQTVEFVPNLVEIFPGIKHSKLQRNSSAVWRTPPRCSMMPNRD, encoded by the exons ATGGCCCTGCCCCTCAGAACTCTTTGCTCGATTTTGAACTCTCCAAAAGAGCTCTACTCGGAGATCCCCAGCGGTTTAACCAAACTGCTCACCGATGGAGACGACGCGTGCAACCAGACTAATTCCCAGTTCGAG GTGGAGTTGCGATTTCTACGTTGTGAGAGAGATAGATTATTAAAGCAATTGGAAAGTTCTAAAACAGTTGTCAATAAAAGAAAGctaaataatattaatgaaaatgatg attttcaagatttttcatctaaaaaaaatcgaccatcaaatgAAAATGAAGAAATTGTGCAAAATTGTACTTTCAAATCAGTCCACAATAACAGTAATACTTCAACACCAAATGAAAAATCAGTGATTGATCACG TCGAAATGtctttaaatacaaattatacaacgTCTCAAGATGAATCGAAAAGAAACAtggatatagaaaaaaatagtgatGAATGTGATAATCCAATTCTTGATGATAAATTAATGCCCCCACCAAAAATGCCTACTCGAA AAAAAAGGGGACCTAATGCAAAAAAAGATGCTCCACAAATAATTATAGATTTAGATTGCACAGATAGTGACAATGCGAAACCTAGCAGAAAACTGCGAAACACTAAATCAATGAAACAAAATTCCATTGCTTCTATTTTGG TTTTAGAAGAATCAACAAGAATGAGTACTAGATCAACTCGTAATAGTAGCCGACAAACATCAACTATGAAGATTATGGATGCCATGCAACCTGTAAAAAAAGACAAGAAATCTAAACGAAAGGGGAAG tcaaaatcgGATTCTAATGAAAATATTACCCATAGCATAGACGACTTGGAAAACCACGAAAATACTAATATGTCACACTCGAACACtg tccaTATTGATAATGAAAGTGAAAAAGTTATTTCCGTTGAGAAAAAACGTTCATTTGAAAATTGCAa TTTGTCAAAAAGTGAAATCGATcaaaaaatagttgaaaaaaaGATATCATGTGAACCTTTGGAAAATATCAATCATAGAtctgaaatttcaaataatgagATTATGGCATCTGCAATTACAtctcccaaaatttttgaagaaaatatgCTACGTGATTCTGTTGAAATTCAATGTCTTCCTGCAAACATTCGTAACGAGGTGAATGTATCGATGACATCTGGGGAACATCCAAAAAAAGAAATTGACAGCAAGAAAAATAAAAGTTCTAAGAAA aatCTTAATGAAACTGTGGTGATAACAGCATTACctgaaatatgtaataaatcaaTTGATATTTCGAACATCAAATCATCTCCAGCACCAATACCTTGTGATACTACAATTACTTTAGTTACCAAAGATGGTGTTAAATTAGCAGTAAATGAAACCGTGGTTATTAGTAaag ATGATCAAGTTTTATACAACAGTTCTGATTCTGTATTACCAGATGATTTTAGTGAAGTTGAAGATACACCATCAAAAAATAATCCACTAAAATCCACCTtgaatattaacaaaaatatgaaaatgttcGA AAGTCCAGTTAAAAAAGCTGtgaaacattttgaaaaattggcAGAAATTGGTAATAAAGTCAGTAATGCAAAGGTTACCAATCCAACACGCATTAAAACTAGGGGAGTAATCGCCAAAGAGTGTAACCag gaTGATGCAGATGTACAAGAACCGATTGGAAAAAATGAAGGCTTGCATAGCTCCAAAAATGATATTCGTTTGAATAAAATTGGAACACCACTTGATAAAAAACTCAATGGGAAATGCAATATTCCCCTTTCAGCTGGTTTTAAATCG atgagAAGTGCGTTAAAAACTAGTACTAGCAAATCAGTTGAAATGCTGTTTTCTCCCAATTCAGCTTCGGGAGCGGTTCATAATAATGTAGTTCAGACATCTGCAAATTCTGTTGATACGAACGATCCTTATCAAAAGCGTAATATACAACATCAAAAAAGAGAAGAACAACGAAA AAGAAGAGAAGAAAAGGCCCGCGCTGCTGCTTTGTCAAGAGAAGCGCAAGAAAAACTAAAGCAAGCTCAAATTGAACGTTTAGAAAGAGATAAAGAAGAAAAACTTCGTCAATTTCAAGTATTAAGGGAAGAAGAAGCTAAAAAG aagaaacttgcTCAGGAACGTAAAGCTGCTGAAGTAGAAGAACGACGAAAGCAAGAGGAAGCTGCCCGAAGAAAGGCTCGTTTAAttgaaaaagaagaaaaaagacATCAACTTGCCCACCAAAATAATCTCGAAAGTGAAaa GTTGccaaaattccaaaaaaataaagaaaatattcatataaaagaaCTTAATGCTAAGACAgatttatttgatactttttCAAGTGCTACAAAATATCAAA cacccaacaatattttaaaatctatagaaattttcaataaaatgattCAAGAAGATGAAGACTTGGAAACAAAAAATGCTTCTGATAAGGAAAAAAAGAAAGCTGAAGAGGAGAGAAAGCCTTTGTGGGCGAAGC GAGAAAACTTTGATATTCTATTTAAAGTACAACATTACATCAAACCTTCAGTTATTGACAAATTTTATCAAACTGTTGAGTTTGTTCCTAACTTGGTGGAAATATTTCCGGGAATTAAACATTCGAAACTTCAAAGGAATTCAAGTGCAGTGTGGAGAACGCCCCCAAGATGTTCTATGATGCCTAATCGcgattaa
- the ENGase gene encoding cytosolic endo-beta-N-acetylglucosaminidase — MSEEREETRRDGAMAASASASASASEECAPVDSLRDLELLVRAPPRWASATSSLSRRCPPRPTSALYSHGHACHLPLSPTPTPSTPTPSNPPRTLLCHDMKNGYHDDRFVDGSNDHSAYLFYHWAAIDIFIYFSHHFITIPPLCWINVAHKHGVQILGTIITEWDQGFKICEEFLETKEKMQTFVSQLVSVAKHFKLDGWFLNVENKVDKVQDLLEFLKCLTKEMHENVPGSIVLWYDSVTISGSLSWQNCLNNNNKDFFDACDGIFTNYCWNLTHLENSLAVAGERKNDVFFGADVWGRNFWGGGCFNTAEAVKEIHKNGFSIALFAPAWTHEGIEIGDIFKYARKMIRDSKFYVDEKHHNSFDMKCALKSYFILRENAFWSTLWPYLNTRGPTELPFHSFFCLGAGEKKRLNGKVVGDKTWFNLREQQYQISIPHCSINFILVDEDAKVETESKETKSIVADDTSDINNDDRVKRNINADIEQNCTCQVVQLETASPQNKVRNKPIVKKFNVKPDNEQHGCSSYYTEDSFYGGNCIKISPLKLKKQHQNDVQHRIVVRLFICEFECRHNFIVYYIIKHCDKSEQDLNLLISMKGKQMDKFFDIVLCGENFLNIKDNRDSSILYPINFDNDDFKNLKANLITYFPSYYYTSNNDAGWQIRYYNLKFPDSSIININCELINDKGEILLGGLGIINDIPPF, encoded by the exons ATGAGTGAGGAGAGAGAGGAGACGAGACGAGACGGGGCGATGGCGGCGTCGGCGTCGGCGTCGGCGTCGGCGTCAGAGGAGTGCGCCCCCGTCGACAGCCTGCGTGACCTCGAGCTCCTGGTTCGCGCGCCGCCGCGCTGGGCCTCCGCCACCTCCTCCCTCTCCCGCCGCTGCCCGCCTCGGCCCACCTCTGCCCTCTACTCGCACGGCCACGCCTGTCACCTGCCCCTCTCCCCGACCCCGACCCCTTCGACCCCAACCCCTTCGAACCCGCCCAGGACGCTGCTGTGTCACGACATGAAGAACGGCTACCACGATGACAG gTTTGTCGATGGATCTAATGATCACTctgcatatttattttaccaCTGGGCTGcgatagatatatttatatactttagtCATCATTTTATTACGATTCCTCCTTTGTGTTGGATAAATGTGGCTCACAAGCATGGTGTACAAATATTGG gAACTATTATCACCGAATGGGACCAAggttttaaaatatgtgaagAGTTTTTGGAGACTAAAGAAAAAATGCAGACATTTGTTAGTCAGTTAGTTTCTGTTgccaaacattttaaattagacGGTTGGTTTTTGAATGTGGAAAATAAAGTCGATAAAGTGCAAGATTTACTCGAGTTCCTCAAGTGTTTAACAAAAGAAATGCACGAAAATGTTCCGGGTTCTATTGTGCTTTGGTACGATAGTGTTACAATTTCAGGCAGCTTAAGTTGGCAGAATTGtctcaacaacaacaacaa agACTTTTTTGATGCTTgcgatggaattttcactaattaTTGTTGGAATCTAACTCATTTAGAAAACTCTTTAGCAGTTGCAGGTGAGCGCAAAAACGATGTATTTTTCGGAGCTGATGTTTGGGGACGGAATTTTTGGGGCGGAGGATGCTTTAACACAGCTGAG GCAGTgaaagaaattcataaaaatggtTTTTCCATTGCTCTATTTGCTCCGGCCTGGACTCACGAAGGAATAGAAATTGGCGATATTTTCAAATACGCTAGAAAAATGATACGAGATTCTAAATTTTACGTTGACGAAAAACATCATAATTCATTTGATATGAAGTGTGCTTTGAAAAGCTACTTCATTTTGAGAGAAAACGCATTTTGGAGCACACTTTGGCCATATTTAAATACTAGGGGTCCTACTGAGCTGCCTTTTCATAGCTTCTTCTGTCTTGGTGCAGGAGAAAAAAAGCGATTGAACGGAAAG GTTGTTGGTGATAAAACGTGGTTCAACCTACGAGAACAACAATATCAAATTTCAATTCCACAttgttcaattaattttattcttgtGGACGAAGATGCAAAAGTAGAAACTGAGAGTAAAGAAACAAAAAGTATAGTGGCTGATGATACATCAGACATCAATAATGATGATAGAGTGAAAAGAAATATAAATGCTGATATTGAACAAAATTGTACTTGTCAAGTGGTACAATTAGAAACTGCTAGCCCACAAAATAAAGTGAGAAATAAGCCTATTGTTAAAAAATTCAATGTTAAACCAGATAATGAACAGCATGGTTGTTCCTCATATTATACAGAGGATAGCTTTTATGGtggaaattgtattaaaatatcgcctttgaaattaaaaaagcaACACCAAAATGATGTTCAGCATAGAATAGTAGTGAGATTGTTCATCTGTGAATTTGAATGTCGAcacaattttattgtttattacatAATCAAACACTGTGATAAATCTGAACAAGACCTTAACTTGTTAATTTCAATGAAAGGCAAACAAATGGACAAATTCTTCGATATAGTTTTATGTGGAGAAAACTTTCTAAATATAAAAGATAATAGAGACTCTTCAATTTTATATCCGATTAATTTCGATAatgatgattttaaaaatttgaaggcaaatttaataacatatttcccaagttattattatacatcTAACAATGACGCTGGTTGGCAAATCAG gtactataatttgaaatttcccGACAGTTCAATCATTAATATCAATTGTGAGCTCATCAATGATAAAGGCGAAATACTTTTGGGTGGACTCGGCATAATCAATGATATTCCTCCattctaa